A single genomic interval of Cucumis sativus cultivar 9930 chromosome 5, Cucumber_9930_V3, whole genome shotgun sequence harbors:
- the LOC101216600 gene encoding pentatricopeptide repeat-containing protein At1g71060, mitochondrial, with the protein MGFRQSLSSLQRLFPRTSSFQYASARSVSCSKTITKNQTSICISSHCNEHSTLLIPNRNYTSHRSTHHRIEHSKQDLKASQKSIVESDEIAQDAEKFCKLISKNPNSCIESLLDGAPMELSPALIVEVLKKLSNAGFLALSFFRWAEKQKGFKHTTESYNLLIEALGKIKQFNVIWNLVSDMKRKGILSRETFALITRRYARARKVKEAVESFEKMEKFGFQMGVSDFNRLLDTLCKSRNVKKAQEVFDKMKHGRFKPDIKSYTILLEGWGQDQNLLKLNEVYREMRDEGFEPDVVTFGILINAHCKARKYDEAIRLFHEMEAKNIKPSPHVFCTLINGLGSEKRLKEALEFFEQLKLSGFAPEAPTYNAVVGAYCWSMKMAYAYRMVDEMRKSGVGPNSRTYDIILHHLIKGRKSKEAYSVFQRMSREPGCEPTLSTYDIMIRMFCNEERVDMAIQIWDEMKAKGVLPGMHLFSTLINSLCHEHKLEDACTYFQEMLDVGIRPPATMFSNLKQALLDDGRKDTALLMAEKIKKLRKAPLVG; encoded by the coding sequence ATGGGTTTCCGTCAATCTCTCAGTTCCCTCCAAAGATTATTTCCAAGAACAAGTTCTTTCCAGTATGCATCAGCAAGATCAGTTTCTTGTTCAAAAACAATcactaaaaatcaaacttcaaTCTGCATTTCATCTCACTGTAACGAGCATTCAACTTTGCTTATTCCAAATCGCAATTACACCTCTCATCGCTCCACCCATCATCGTATTGAGCACAGCAAGCAGGATTTGAAAGCCAGCCAAAAATCTATCGTGGAAAGTGATGAAATCGCCCAGGATGCTGAAAAGTTTTGTAAGTTAATATCAAAAAACCCCAATTCTTGCATTGAATCATTGCTTGATGGTGCTCCAATGGAGTTGTCGCCCGCTCTGATTGTGGAGGTGTTGAAGAAGCTGAGCAATGCGGGGTTTCTTGCGCTTTCGTTCTTCAGGTGGGCAGAGAAGCAGAAAGGCTTCAAACACACTACAGAAAGCTACAACTTGTTAATTGAAGCATTGGGTAAGATCAAACAGTTCAATGTGATTTGGAATTTGGTGAGTGATATGAAACGCAAAGGAATTTTAAGTAGAGAAACATTTGCTTTAATAACTCGGAGATATGCCCGAGCTAGAAAAGTTAAGGAAGCAGTCGAGTCATTTGAGAAGATGGAGAAGTTTGGTTTTCAAATGGGAGTATCAGATTTCAATAGATTACTTGATACTCTATGCAAATCCAGAAACGTTAAGAAAGCACAAGaggtgtttgataaaatgaagCATGGAAGGTTCAAGCCTGATATCAAGTCCTACACGATTCTTTTAGAAGGGTGGGGTCAGGATCAGAACTTGTTGAAGTTGAATGAGGTTTATAGGGAGATGAGAGACGAAGGATTTGAACCCGATGTTGTTACTTTCGGTATTCTTATCAATGCACATTGCAAGGCAAGGAAGTATGATGAAGCAATTCGGTTGTTTCACGAAATGGAAGCAAAAAATATCAAGCCCTCACCTCATGTGTTCTGTACCTTAATCAATGGTTTGGGTTCTGAGAAGAGATTGAAAGAAGCTCTAGAGTTTTTCGAACAGTTGAAGTTAAGCGGCTTTGCTCCGGAGGCACCGACTTATAATGCTGTTGTGGGGGCTTACTGTTGGTCAATGAAGATGGCTTATGCATATAGGATGGTAGACGAGATGAGGAAATCTGGCGTTGGTCCTAACTCGAGGACATATGATATCATATTACATCACTTGATAAAGGGTAGGAAATCAAAGGAAGCTTATTCTGTTTTCCAGAGAATGAGTAGGGAGCCTGGGTGTGAACCAACTTTGAGTACATATGACATTATGATAAGAATGTTTTGCAACGAAGAAAGAGTGGATATGGCGATTCAGATTTGGGATGAAATGAAGGCTAAAGGAGTTCTTCCCGGAATGCACTTGTTCTCAACGTTGATTAATAGCTTGTGCCATGAGCACAAGTTGGAGGATGCTTGCACATACTTTCAAGAGATGTTGGATGTTGGTATTCGGCCGCCAGCAACCATGTTTAGCAATTTGAAACAGGCTCTTCTTGATGATGGTAGAAAGGATACTGCTTTACTTATGGctgagaagataaaaaaactGAGAAAGGCGCCATTGGTTGGGTGA
- the LOC101216354 gene encoding putative fasciclin-like arabinogalactan protein 20, translating to MDSRYQQNQYFPPIFIPSSSSSVSQSTIFNYSEQSSPPMASSLLLPLILLSLLPLFSSLSPDPILDASHILKDSGFFSMSLILDLASRSFLHHFSSLTIFAPPDSAFSRSGQPPLSLLQYHLLPHAFSAESLRSLPLNAKISTMLPSRFLTVTNDETRISLNNVTVDSPPVYDDGSLIIFGIEKLFNPFFDISNASSKRIMHPDNECRRRGDSEIESKPVEALAAALRNRGWTVMGSFLDLQILGFHKEAAVTIFAPTDDSLMNRVSNFSDWMSMFRRHVVPCKLWWSDLTNLGGGAEIKTYLRGFVINVKRSNGVLTLNDVSVIYPDMLYSEGIVVHGIGGILDIEMEMKGEIEESPSSSMRNGGSPESGFEENDGDTAVTHYHFSVIR from the coding sequence ATGGATTCCCGTTATCAACAAAACCAATATTTCCCGCCAATTTTCATtccatcatcttcttcctctgttTCTCAATCTACCATTTTCAATTACAGTGAACAAAGCTCCCCTCCCATGGCCTCCTCTCTCCTTCTCCCTCTCATCCTCCTCTCTCTCCTCCCTCTCTTCTCTTCCCTCTCTCCCGACCCCATCCTCGACGCCTCTCACATCCTCAAGGACTCCGGCTTCTTCTCCATGTCTCTCATTCTCGACCTCGCTTCCCGATCCTTCCTCCACCATTTCTCCTCCCTCACCATCTTCGCCCCCCCAGACTCTGCCTTCTCCCGCTCTGGCCAACCACCACTCTCTCTTCTCCAGTACCACCTTCTCCCTCACGCCTTCTCTGCCGAAAGTCTTCGCTCTCTCCCCTTAAATGCCAAGATCTCCACAATGCTCCCCAGCCGATTCCTCACCGTCACTAACGACGAAACTCGCATTTCACTCAACAACGTCACCGTCGACAGCCCCCCAGTCTACGACGATGGATCTCTCATAATCTTTGGAATCGAGAAATTATTCAATCCGTTCTTCGACATCTCTAACGCGAGTAGTAAAAGAATCATGCATCCAGATAATGAATGCCGCCGCCGCGGCGATTCTGAAATTGAGAGCAAACCGGTTGAAGCTCTGGCAGCAGCGCTTAGAAACAGAGGCTGGACGGTAATGGGATCGTTTCTGGATTTGCAAATTCTTGGGTTTCATAAAGAAGCGGCGGTGACGATCTTCGCTCCAACGGACGATTCTTTAATGAATCGCGTAAGTAATTTCTCCGATTGGATGTCGATGTTTCGGCGGCATGTAGTTCCGTGCAAGCTGTGGTGGTCGGATTTGACGAACTTGGGCGGCGGAGCGGAAATAAAGACGTATCTGAGAGGGTTTGTAATCAATGTGAAGCGGAGTAATGGGGTTTTGACGCTGAACGACGTGTCGGTTATATATCCTGATATGTTGTATAGTGAAGGGATTGTCGTTCATGGAATTGGGGGAATTCTTGATATTGAAATGGAAATGAAGGGAGAAATTGAAGAATCTCCTTCTTCATCGATGAGAAATGGAGGATCTCCAGAAAGTgggtttgaagaaaatgatggaGATACAGCAGTAACACATTACCATTTCTCTGTTATCAGGTGA
- the LOC101215152 gene encoding heavy metal-associated isoprenylated plant protein 22, with protein sequence MFIDVYIWPHSSLIPLCSQKKKMGIVGFVSDYVTDNLGSRKKKRKPNQTVEIKVKMDCDGCERRIKNAVSSVKGVKSVKVDRKQSKVTVNGYAEATKVLKKVESTGKKAELWPYVPYNSVAYPYVPQAYDKKAPPGYVKKAPQALPVDEALDQRLTMMFSDENPNACSIM encoded by the exons ATGTTTATAGATGTGTATATATGGCCACATAGTTCATTAATTCCACTGTGCtcccagaaaaaaaaaatgggaatTGTTGGTTTTGTTTCAGATTATGTAACAGATAATCTTGgttcaagaaaaaagaagagaaagccAAACCAG ACAGTAGAAATCAAGGTGAAGATGGACTGTGATGGGTGTGAGAGGAGAATTAAAAATGCTGTTTCTTCTGTCAAAG GAGTGAAGTCAGTGAAGGTGGACAGAAAGCAAAGCAAAGTAACAGTAAATGGATATGCTGAGGCAaccaaagttttaaaaaaggttGAAAGCACGGGAAAGAAGGCTGAGCTTTGGCCTTATGTTCCCTACAACTCTGTGGCTTATCCTTATGTACCTCAAGCCTACGACAAGAAGGCGCCCCCTGGCTACGTCAAGAAGGCCCCTCAAGCCCTTCCCGTCGACGAGGCACTCGATCAGAGGTTGACGATGATGTTTAGTGATGAAAATCCTAATGCATGTTCTATTATGTAg
- the LOC101214913 gene encoding heavy metal-associated isoprenylated plant protein 37, with amino-acid sequence MTKEDDFKLLKFQTCDLRVNIHCDGCRLKVKKLLQRIEGVFQVEIGAENQKVTVLGNVDSSTLINKLVRAGKHAELWSQKGNPSPKPKNKEDKTPNKETKHLKLTTFNCEDDEIADCVEEGDDYEVAQLQFRDLLRQRAIEANNAGKGGIGISRIPGLVAGNGKMNNNHHHLSINNKPGNGKKIDPNQPMSIKNTPSEIDRKTLATLKMNNAQLFGNGRESINPGEAKRANNNDLNSMMSMAGFNGGNLLNFATPSSIDVNSTNTSQGLHLQQNNGYGYGYQPPSTSGFSMATGQYHHQQQQQPNFISGYNQYQQQQPSMNMNNMLNRQAMNQQPQMMYNRAQLVPSNTGYYFSYNPSPVHPSHPNVHGYNSNSAADMFSDENTSSSCSIM; translated from the exons ATGACTAAAGAGGATGATTTTAAGCTACTAAAGTTTCAG acTTGTGATCTCAGAGTGAACATTCACTGTGATGGGTGTAGGCTGAAAGTTAAGAAACTTCTTCAAAGGATAGAAG GAGTTTTTCAGGTTGAAATAGGTGCAGAGAATCAAAAGGTTACTGTTTTAGGCAATGTGGATTCTTCAACTTTGATCAATAAGCTGGTGAGAGCTGGAAAACATGCTGAGCTTTGGTCACAGAAAGGAAACCCAAGCCCGAAACCAAAGAACAAAGAGGATAAAACTCCGAACAAGGAAACGAAGCATCTTAAATTGACTACATTCAACTgtgaagatgatgaaattgCTGATTGTGTTGAGGAAGGAGATGATTATGAAGTTGCACAGCTTCAGTTCAGAGATCTCCTCAGGCAGCGAGCAATCGAAGCGAACAATGCCGGGAAAGGTGGCATTGGGATCAGCCGAATTCCCGGGCTTGTTGCGGGAAATGGCAAGATGAACAACAACCACCACCACCTCAGCATTAACAACAAACCTGGGAATGGGAAGAAAATAGACCCTAATCAGCCAATGTCAATAAAAAACACCCCATCTGAGATTGACAGAAAAACTTTGGCAACTCTGAAGATGAACAATGCTCAACTTTTCGGTAACGGCCGGGAAAGTATCAATCCTGGGGAAGCGAAAAGAGCCAACAACAACGACCTGAATTCTATGATGAGCATGGCGGGATTCAATGGCGGCAACCTGTTAAATTTTGCCACTCCATCGTCAATCGATGTCAATTCAACAAACACCTCTCAAGGACTTCACCTTCAACAAAACAATGGCTATGGTTATGGCTATCAACCACCATCTACCTCTGGATTCTCCATGGCAACTGGTCAATATCATCACCAACAACAGCAACAACCAAACTTCATAAGTGGCTACAACCAGTATCAACAACAGCAACCATCGATGAACATGAACAACATGCTAAATAGGCAAGCAATGAATCAACAGCCTCAAATGATGTACAATAGAGCTCAATTGGTTCCATCAAACACAGGATATTACTTCAGTTACAATCCAAGCCCTGTTCATCCAAGTCATCCCAATGTTCATGGGTACAACAGTAACTCTGCAGCCGATATGTTCAGTGATGAGAACACAAGCAGCAGTTGCTCAATTatgtaa
- the LOC101216115 gene encoding uncharacterized protein LOC101216115 isoform X1, protein MSLHLSYPLPIFSRRNGFRTISLSSPPKSIVSCSAAKRYTAGCKRQYTSVMIVPTGVGAAIGGYAGDALPVARALASVVDCLITHPNVLNAAMLYWPMQNVLYVEGYALDRFAEGSWALQPVHQNRVGLVLDAGMEKELQIRHLQVADAARASLGLPVMEYVVTDTPLVVEKWIDRTTGQSTGRIRHPASLLRAVQTLMNRSKVNAVAVVGRFPDDDVEEEDSYRQGMGVDTLAGVEAIISHLVVKEFQIPCAHAPALSPTPLCTSLSPKSAAEELGFTFLPCVLSGLSNAPQYLSKNSDSLGKDCLLANDVDSVIVPINACGGDGTLAFARSKQYKPLIIAVEENDTVLSDSPESLGIEAVKVANYWEAIGVVAAHKAGIDPYSLRRNRIKNINCISSTSSNGAVSSASEGFH, encoded by the exons ATGTCCCTTCATCTCAGTTATCCACTCCCGATATTCTCCCGCCGGAATGGATTCCGGACAATATCTCTGTCATCGCCGCCGAAGTCGATCGTTTCCTGCTCCGCTGCCAAACGCTACACCGCCGGA TGTAAAAGGCAGTATACGAGTGTGATGATAGTCCCGACGGGCGTAGGCGCCGCCATTGGTGGATACGCAGGTGACGCTTTGCCGGTTGCTCGTGCTCTCGCCTCGGTCGTTGATTGCCTTATAACTCACCCTAAC GTGCTTAATGCAGCAATGCTTTACTGGCCGATGCAAAATGTGCTTTATGTTGAAGGCTATGCACTAGATCGATTTGCAGAAGGCTCATGGGCTCTACAACCTGTTCACCAGAATCGG GTAGGATTGGTTCTCGATGCTGGAATGGAGAAAGAGCTTCAAATTCGTCACTTGCAAGTGGCTGATGCTGCTAGAGCTTCTCTTGGATTGCCTGTGATGGAATATGTTGTCACAGATACACCTCTAGTG GTAGAGAAGTGGATTGATCGAACGACTGGGCAATCAACTGGGAGGATAAGACATCCTGCCTCACTGCTTAGAGCCGTGCAGACATTAATGAACCGGTCAAAGGTGAATGCAGTTGCAGTTGTTGGACGTTTCCCAGATGATGATGTTGAAGAGGAAGATAGTTATCGACAAGGGATG GGAGTTGATACTTTGGCAGGGGTTGAGGCTATTATTAGCCATCTTGTGGTGAAGGAGTTTCAGATTCCATGTGCTCATGCTCCTGCTTTGTCACCTACACCCTTGTGTACATCTCTATCTCCAAAATCTGCAGCAGAGGAG TTAGGATTCACATTCTTACCATGTGTACTTTCTGGGCTAAGTAATGCGCCTCAGTACTTGAGTAAGAATTCTGATTCATTGGGGAAGGACTGCCTATTGGCAAACGATGTTGATAGTGTTATTGTACCTATAAATGCATGTGGAGGGGATGGCACTCTTGCTTTTGCCAGAAGCAAACAGTACAAG CCACTTATCATTGCAGTAGAGGAAAATGATACAGTTCTCAGCGATTCTCCAGAGTCACTTGGGATTGAGGCG GTAAAAGTTGCAAATTATTGGGAAGCCATTGGTGTTGTTGCAGCTCACAAGGCTGGAATAGATCCTTATTCCCTTCGaagaaatagaataaaaaacattaattgcATTTCCAGTACATCTTCTAATGGCGCAGTTTCAAGTGCCTCTGAAGGATTCCACTGA
- the LOC101216115 gene encoding uncharacterized protein LOC101216115 isoform X2, with protein MLYWPMQNVLYVEGYALDRFAEGSWALQPVHQNRVGLVLDAGMEKELQIRHLQVADAARASLGLPVMEYVVTDTPLVVEKWIDRTTGQSTGRIRHPASLLRAVQTLMNRSKVNAVAVVGRFPDDDVEEEDSYRQGMGVDTLAGVEAIISHLVVKEFQIPCAHAPALSPTPLCTSLSPKSAAEELGFTFLPCVLSGLSNAPQYLSKNSDSLGKDCLLANDVDSVIVPINACGGDGTLAFARSKQYKPLIIAVEENDTVLSDSPESLGIEAVKVANYWEAIGVVAAHKAGIDPYSLRRNRIKNINCISSTSSNGAVSSASEGFH; from the exons ATGCTTTACTGGCCGATGCAAAATGTGCTTTATGTTGAAGGCTATGCACTAGATCGATTTGCAGAAGGCTCATGGGCTCTACAACCTGTTCACCAGAATCGG GTAGGATTGGTTCTCGATGCTGGAATGGAGAAAGAGCTTCAAATTCGTCACTTGCAAGTGGCTGATGCTGCTAGAGCTTCTCTTGGATTGCCTGTGATGGAATATGTTGTCACAGATACACCTCTAGTG GTAGAGAAGTGGATTGATCGAACGACTGGGCAATCAACTGGGAGGATAAGACATCCTGCCTCACTGCTTAGAGCCGTGCAGACATTAATGAACCGGTCAAAGGTGAATGCAGTTGCAGTTGTTGGACGTTTCCCAGATGATGATGTTGAAGAGGAAGATAGTTATCGACAAGGGATG GGAGTTGATACTTTGGCAGGGGTTGAGGCTATTATTAGCCATCTTGTGGTGAAGGAGTTTCAGATTCCATGTGCTCATGCTCCTGCTTTGTCACCTACACCCTTGTGTACATCTCTATCTCCAAAATCTGCAGCAGAGGAG TTAGGATTCACATTCTTACCATGTGTACTTTCTGGGCTAAGTAATGCGCCTCAGTACTTGAGTAAGAATTCTGATTCATTGGGGAAGGACTGCCTATTGGCAAACGATGTTGATAGTGTTATTGTACCTATAAATGCATGTGGAGGGGATGGCACTCTTGCTTTTGCCAGAAGCAAACAGTACAAG CCACTTATCATTGCAGTAGAGGAAAATGATACAGTTCTCAGCGATTCTCCAGAGTCACTTGGGATTGAGGCG GTAAAAGTTGCAAATTATTGGGAAGCCATTGGTGTTGTTGCAGCTCACAAGGCTGGAATAGATCCTTATTCCCTTCGaagaaatagaataaaaaacattaattgcATTTCCAGTACATCTTCTAATGGCGCAGTTTCAAGTGCCTCTGAAGGATTCCACTGA
- the LOC101215873 gene encoding U-box domain-containing protein 11: MSNPAEKKLQARSSIKWMINNDVRSMSSVDDGDESQHRPRNRDYLTSLDSVNSCFDECSSVVHSDMEDVVASRSQDEVKKHLETEIPENFLCPISYELMLDPVIVSTGQTYERSNIQNWIDRGNRICPKTQEQLQALILTPNFIMRKLIYEWCEEHNVKLEEGLTNKKLKKCRSFEDDCRRTPLPINTLVRHLSFGSVQEQKTAVTEIRQLSKSSSDHRVEIAEAGAIPQLVNLLTSKDVITQENAISCILNLSLHEQNKRLIMLSGAVSYISQVLKVGSMEGRECAAATIYSLSLADENKAVIGASDVIPDLIEILDIGSPRGQKDAAGALLNLCMYQGNKGRALKAGIVKPLLKMLSDSNGSLVDDALYIMSILCGHPDAKATMGNANSLLVLTDVLKTGSPRSKENAAAVLLAFCKGDREKLEWLTRLGAIAPLMKLGENGTGRARRKAATLLDQLGKS; the protein is encoded by the exons ATGTCTAACCCTGCAGAAAAGAAGCTTCAAGCAAGAAGTTCCATAAAATGGATGATCAATAATGATGTCAGGAGCATGTCAAGCGTTGATGATGGAGATGAGTCTCAGCATCGTCCTCGAAACCGCGATTATCTGACTAGTCTTGATTCGGTGAATTCTTGTTTTGATGAGTGTTCAAGTGTTGTTCATTCTGATATGGAAGATGTTGTAGCCAGCAGGAGCCAAGATGAGGTTAAGAAGCATCTTGAAACTGAAATTCCTGAAAACTTCTTATGCCCCATTTCCTATGAGTTGATGTTGGATCCTGTCATCGTCTCGACGGGACAG aCATATGAAAGATCCAACATACAAAATTGGATAGACAGAGGAAATAGAATATGTCCAAAAACTCAGGAGCAGCTCCAAGCACTAATCCTCActccaaattttataatgaGAAAACTAATATATGAATGGTGTGAAGAGCACAATGTGAAGCTGGAGGAAGGACTAACCAACAAGAAACTTAAGAAGTGTAGATCATTTGAAGACGACTGCCGAAGGACTCCTCTGCCGATCAATACTCTGGTTCGACACCTCTCATTTGGGTCAGTTCAAGAGCAAAAGACCGCCGTGACGGAGATCCGACAGCTATCGAAAAGCAGCTCAGATCATAGAGTTGAAATAGCAGAAGCAGGAGCAATCCCACAGCTTGTTAACCTTTTAACTTCAAAAGACGTTATAACACAAGAAAATGCAATTTCTTGCATTCTTAACCTTTCACTTCATGAGCAAAACAAGAGACTTATTATGCTTTCTGGTGCAGTTTCATACATTTCCCAAGTCCTCAAAGTTGGGAGCATGGAAGGGAGAGAATGTGCAGCTGCGACGATTTATAGTTTGTCGTTAGCCGATGAGAACAAGGCAGTAATCGGGGCTTCGGATGTGATACCAGACTTAATAGAAATTCTCGACATCGGTAGCCCGAGAGGGCAGAAAGATGCTGCAGGAGCTCTATTGAATTTGTGCATGTACCAAGGGAACAAGGGCAGGGCTTTGAAAGCTGGGATTGTCAAACCATTGTTGAAAATGCTCTCTGATTCAAATGGTTCTTTGGTTGATGATGCTCTCTATATAATGTCGATTCTTTGCGGCCATCCGGATGCAAAAGCTACAATGGGGAATGCAAATTCACTGCTTGTTTTGACTGATGTTTTGAAGACGGGGTCGCCTCGCAGCAAGGAGAATGCAGCTGCTGTTCTGCTTGCATTCTGCAAGGGAGATAGGGAGAAGCTGGAATGGTTGACAAGGCTCGGCGCGATTGCACCTTTGATGAAACTTGGGGAGAACGGCACGGGGAGAGCAAGGCGAAAGGCTGCTACATTGTTGGACCAACTCGGAAAATCATGA
- the LOC101215631 gene encoding probable calcium-binding protein CML31: MDKLSPYHTLLFYNIDTDSDGKVSPHDLLTRLPALTGQVLTEAEAASAVAAFDSDGDGLLGMEEFGRLVEGVVVGGDDDDREVREAFQMYEMEGLGVITPVSLRRMLSRLGESRSVGDCKRMIAKFDLDGDGVLCFDEFRGMMLL, encoded by the coding sequence ATGGACAAACTCTCCCCTTACCACACTCTGCTTTTCTACAACATAGACACAGATTCCGACGGCAAAGTTTCCCCTCACGATCTCCTCACCCGCCTCCCGGCTCTCACTGGGCAGGTTCTGACCGAAGCGGAGGCCGCCTCGGCTGTGGCTGCCTTCGATTCCGACGGCGACGGGCTTCTGGGGATGGAGGAGTTTGGGAGGTTGGTGGAGGGGGTTGTTGTTGGtggtgatgatgatgatcGAGAGGTGAGGGAGGCTTTTCAGATGTATGAAATGGAAGGATTGGGGGTGATTACTCCGGTGAGCTTGCGGCGGATGCTTAGCCGTCTTGGGGAATCGAGGAGTGTTGGGGATTGTAAGAGAATGATTGctaaatttgatttggatGGGGATGgagttttgtgttttgatgAATTTAGGGGTATGATGTTGCTTTGA